One window of Microcoleus vaginatus PCC 9802 genomic DNA carries:
- a CDS encoding low-complexity protein, with amino-acid sequence MDANELLTRYAAGERDFRLANLRGIVLSPIDLFRSNDAPTLILANLNQHQQRPYLIGANLSGADLTKAHLSRANLSKADLSGANLTGANLMAASLSGANLIGANLTGANLAGAHLNWANLTGAILPNANLIGADMSAANLTKAVLTEANLSKAYLIKANLNGANFQDAYLSLASLKEADLTEAQLTGAELSKANLAGANLTRANLSKANLLKANLRRTNLTQAYLNGACLIGSDLSEACLDRANLCKADLSKTYLRNITLNGSHLSGINFSGADLSGVDLSRKLLTGINMAEALLNEANLSGAYLMEANLSGANLSKANLSLAYLINADLSNSCLHEINLSKANLSKASLQKADLTGANLRGAILTEADLTGAKLIGATLPNGTVYRR; translated from the coding sequence ATGGACGCCAATGAACTTCTAACTCGATATGCAGCCGGCGAAAGAGATTTTAGACTGGCAAATCTGCGCGGCATTGTGTTGAGTCCGATCGATTTATTCCGTTCCAACGATGCCCCAACTCTAATTTTGGCAAACCTCAACCAACACCAGCAACGACCCTACTTAATTGGTGCTAACCTCAGCGGGGCCGACCTCACCAAAGCCCATCTGAGCCGAGCCAATCTCAGCAAAGCTGACCTCAGCGGAGCCAATCTCACCGGTGCTAACCTCATGGCAGCTAGTCTGAGCGGCGCCAATCTCATCGGTGCCAATCTCACCGGCGCCAACCTCGCCGGAGCTCATCTGAATTGGGCAAACCTGACCGGAGCAATTCTTCCCAATGCTAATCTCATAGGTGCAGATATGAGCGCCGCTAACCTCACCAAAGCCGTTCTCACCGAGGCCAATCTCAGTAAAGCCTATCTGATTAAAGCCAATCTCAACGGGGCAAACTTCCAAGATGCTTACTTAAGTCTAGCGAGTCTCAAAGAGGCAGACTTGACCGAAGCACAGCTCACCGGAGCCGAATTATCTAAAGCCAACCTAGCCGGAGCCAACTTAACCCGTGCTAACCTCAGCAAAGCCAACCTGTTGAAAGCTAATCTCAGGCGAACTAACCTCACTCAAGCCTATTTAAACGGCGCGTGCTTGATCGGATCAGACCTTAGCGAAGCTTGCTTGGATAGAGCCAATTTGTGCAAAGCAGACCTCAGCAAAACCTACCTGAGAAATATTACTTTGAATGGCAGCCACTTAAGCGGTATTAACTTCAGCGGGGCCGACCTCAGCGGTGTAGACTTGAGCCGCAAACTTTTAACTGGAATTAATATGGCAGAGGCGTTGTTGAACGAAGCCAACTTGAGCGGTGCTTATCTGATGGAAGCTAACTTGAGCGGGGCAAACCTCAGCAAAGCCAACTTGAGTCTAGCGTACCTGATCAATGCCGACCTTTCTAATTCTTGTCTGCATGAAATTAACTTGAGCAAAGCTAACCTGAGTAAAGCCAGCTTGCAGAAAGCTGACTTGACAGGAGCCAACCTCCGGGGGGCCATTCTCACTGAGGCGGATTTGACGGGAGCGAAGTTGATTGGAGCCACTCTTCCTAATGGCACAGTTTATCGGCGTTAA
- a CDS encoding 4-vinyl reductase, whose protein sequence is MINIADLLKQPRLPGNYFASDAYVRGDLELGLLENRRGDRLLALPETLIQAIYIGLEQETGQASRLVLFNCGRWWGKNFYVRFCEEVSEYYGQPVSEMEMVEFLQSLQQCWKTHGWGTFELDPSYSEHGFLIVKIANSLFAKTAPKSKRPACFLEAGILSAFFSQLTGRELHCLQTSCESLGADCNRFILGLRDRLQPGDSMVEEGKDHEAILSQLFQKN, encoded by the coding sequence ATGATTAATATTGCCGACTTACTCAAACAGCCCCGACTCCCTGGAAACTACTTTGCCAGCGATGCCTACGTCCGAGGCGACCTCGAACTCGGCCTCCTCGAAAACCGCCGGGGTGATCGGCTCTTAGCACTCCCAGAAACACTGATTCAAGCCATTTATATCGGCTTAGAACAAGAAACAGGTCAAGCCTCCCGCCTCGTGCTTTTCAACTGCGGTCGCTGGTGGGGTAAAAACTTCTACGTGCGTTTTTGCGAAGAAGTCAGCGAATACTACGGTCAGCCAGTTTCTGAAATGGAAATGGTAGAATTTCTTCAGTCCTTGCAGCAGTGTTGGAAAACTCATGGATGGGGAACATTTGAGCTTGATCCCAGCTATTCCGAACATGGATTTTTAATAGTAAAAATTGCTAACTCTCTTTTTGCTAAAACAGCTCCCAAGTCTAAGCGACCAGCCTGTTTTTTAGAAGCAGGTATTTTAAGTGCGTTCTTTAGTCAGCTTACGGGTCGAGAACTTCACTGCCTGCAAACATCGTGCGAATCATTGGGTGCGGACTGCAACCGCTTTATTTTAGGGCTGCGCGATCGCCTACAACCTGGCGATTCTATGGTCGAAGAAGGAAAAGACCATGAAGCTATTCTCAGTCAACTTTTCCAAAAAAACTGA
- a CDS encoding phycobilisome protein encodes MHPEIEALLDQAENRFLKGEELIAFKRQAVTLVQRLKIYEFLREKEASIFQPVATKLQETFPDEKQETLERSLKHWVLVLRYCAMAMLLNDQNFLEERLVDWLSGIVEAHQTQNIEATVCNLLQTRLKELLSEQARAILQPFFDQAQSIIIDQGNK; translated from the coding sequence ATGCACCCTGAGATTGAGGCGCTGCTGGATCAGGCAGAAAACCGCTTTTTAAAAGGCGAAGAACTCATAGCTTTTAAGCGTCAAGCTGTAACCCTTGTCCAGCGCTTAAAAATTTACGAATTTTTGCGAGAGAAGGAAGCAAGCATCTTCCAACCAGTAGCCACCAAACTACAAGAAACATTCCCCGACGAAAAACAAGAAACCTTAGAACGATCGCTCAAACACTGGGTTTTAGTCTTGCGGTACTGCGCTATGGCTATGCTCCTGAACGATCAAAATTTTCTCGAAGAGCGGCTGGTAGACTGGCTTTCCGGCATAGTCGAAGCTCACCAAACTCAAAATATCGAAGCAACTGTTTGCAATCTGCTCCAAACTCGTTTAAAAGAATTGCTTTCCGAGCAAGCCCGGGCTATATTGCAACCATTTTTCGACCAAGCACAGTCAATTATTATTGACCAAGGTAATAAATAA
- a CDS encoding 4-vinyl reductase, protein MVSTAKKEISTHSESLLKQKHPKTHSHYRFQDFFAFDRQMGTIDDWNQSRNIFTSEDFIIGLVEGLEEEVGPASSVIMYTIGCQWGLQDSEFFQKWFSAEYSQNIRQSNLMFLLETWWWPFTAQGWGRWEVDMSDRKHGCIFINLFDSAVARTLGDVGKPVCHLYAGLFAGFFGSLVKKPLSCIELQCYSMGETYCKFLLGNPDKIDAAAFWLNEGANARDIQNRLQHGEILR, encoded by the coding sequence ATGGTCTCTACCGCTAAAAAAGAAATCTCCACCCACAGCGAATCGCTACTGAAGCAAAAGCATCCTAAAACTCACAGCCACTATAGGTTTCAGGATTTTTTTGCCTTCGACCGCCAGATGGGTACAATTGACGACTGGAATCAGTCGCGCAACATTTTTACCAGTGAAGACTTCATTATCGGTTTGGTGGAGGGGCTTGAAGAAGAAGTCGGCCCCGCGTCCTCTGTCATCATGTATACTATTGGTTGCCAGTGGGGACTCCAAGATTCCGAATTTTTTCAAAAATGGTTTAGTGCCGAATACAGCCAGAACATTCGCCAGTCAAATCTCATGTTTCTGCTAGAAACTTGGTGGTGGCCTTTCACAGCTCAAGGTTGGGGTCGCTGGGAAGTGGACATGAGCGATCGCAAACACGGCTGCATCTTCATCAACCTCTTTGACTCAGCAGTTGCTCGCACTTTGGGCGACGTAGGCAAACCGGTTTGTCACCTATACGCTGGTTTGTTCGCCGGTTTTTTCGGCTCTCTAGTCAAAAAGCCTCTGAGCTGCATAGAACTCCAATGTTACTCAATGGGAGAAACCTATTGCAAGTTCCTGCTTGGCAACCCAGATAAAATTGATGCAGCAGCATTCTGGCTCAACGAAGGTGCCAACGCCCGCGATATTCAAAATCGACTGCAACACGGTGAAATATTGCGGTAA
- a CDS encoding peptidase C14 gives MKNHACIAIGINQYQLLQPLNYAQEDAEALYGFLTEEAGFAPDGCLLMTDSSPSLWGQSTYPNRENILRLTQSLCAEHVQQGDLLWCFFSGYGVSYEGKDYLMPVDGNPADIQGTGIPVELLLNTLKNAPTETVLVLVDMNRSQIVKAGETIGSQTVELARELEIPTVLSCRPNQVSRETSALRQGFFTTALLEGLRSGQCMTIKGLDRFLSDRLPELCDHHLRPKQEPLMVVNPPGKANLVILPDASGVPTAALAGRNGNMTVGTADGFDRPQMATATARIDLPPAVRNAQDLPVEKPPVSQPNAVAPADRGGDRPNLQKPQDEHNGGSDKSFLQQLILWSSATALVLLLGVFVTNKSIFIGQQEGDPRSPAENAQNSGSQKFTGTGGSQNQPRAVQAGTGTKQPPSSQQVWAEAKTFLKDGSASSFNKAVVKARTIPANDPLYPQAQQDIERWSLTILDIANGRAARGDFQGAIGAAKLMPDVNQPVYNQSKQAIAQWEELSKDQDVNIALLSAAKGQIKRGVASSYSKGIQQANKIEPGQPKYEEAQQLIGEWSESILKISQLRGSQGKLKEAVEAASLVPSGTKSYQPAQKEIANWKTKLQRQKKG, from the coding sequence ATGAAAAATCACGCTTGTATTGCAATAGGCATCAATCAATATCAGTTACTCCAGCCTTTGAATTATGCCCAAGAGGATGCAGAGGCCCTGTACGGTTTTTTGACTGAGGAGGCGGGTTTTGCGCCGGATGGATGTCTGCTGATGACCGATAGCTCGCCGTCGCTGTGGGGTCAATCTACGTATCCAAATCGGGAAAATATTCTGAGATTGACACAAAGCCTCTGCGCGGAACATGTGCAACAGGGAGATTTACTCTGGTGTTTTTTTAGCGGCTACGGTGTCAGCTATGAAGGTAAAGATTATTTGATGCCGGTTGACGGAAATCCGGCTGACATTCAGGGTACGGGGATTCCGGTAGAGTTGCTGTTGAATACTCTGAAAAACGCTCCTACGGAAACGGTATTGGTGCTGGTTGATATGAACCGCAGCCAGATTGTGAAAGCGGGGGAAACGATCGGCTCTCAAACGGTCGAGCTGGCGCGGGAACTGGAAATCCCCACGGTGCTTTCTTGTCGCCCGAATCAAGTTTCGCGGGAAACTTCGGCTTTGCGTCAGGGGTTTTTTACGACGGCGCTTTTGGAGGGGCTACGCTCGGGACAGTGCATGACCATTAAGGGTTTAGACCGTTTTTTGAGCGATCGACTGCCGGAGCTGTGTGACCACCATTTGCGTCCGAAACAAGAACCTTTGATGGTGGTGAATCCTCCGGGAAAGGCTAATTTGGTGATTTTGCCGGATGCTTCAGGGGTACCAACTGCTGCGTTGGCCGGACGCAACGGCAATATGACGGTTGGTACGGCTGATGGGTTCGATCGCCCGCAAATGGCGACAGCTACGGCTCGAATAGATCTGCCTCCGGCAGTTCGCAACGCTCAGGATTTGCCGGTTGAGAAGCCGCCTGTGTCGCAGCCAAATGCTGTGGCCCCTGCCGATCGGGGGGGCGATCGACCGAACTTGCAAAAGCCGCAGGATGAGCATAACGGGGGATCGGATAAGTCATTTTTGCAGCAGCTAATTTTGTGGAGTTCAGCTACGGCTTTGGTGCTGCTGTTGGGTGTTTTTGTGACGAACAAATCAATTTTTATTGGTCAGCAGGAAGGAGATCCTCGATCGCCTGCTGAAAATGCCCAAAACTCTGGATCTCAAAAATTTACTGGTACTGGGGGGTCGCAGAACCAACCGCGGGCGGTGCAAGCAGGGACTGGAACCAAGCAGCCACCATCGAGCCAGCAGGTGTGGGCTGAGGCGAAAACTTTCCTCAAGGATGGTTCGGCTTCTAGTTTTAATAAAGCAGTGGTTAAGGCTCGAACGATTCCGGCTAACGATCCGCTCTACCCGCAGGCTCAGCAGGATATTGAGCGCTGGAGTTTGACAATTTTGGATATAGCTAATGGGCGGGCTGCTCGGGGCGATTTCCAGGGGGCGATCGGGGCAGCTAAATTGATGCCTGATGTCAATCAGCCTGTTTACAATCAGTCGAAACAGGCGATCGCTCAGTGGGAGGAGCTATCCAAAGACCAGGATGTAAATATTGCTTTGCTATCGGCTGCTAAGGGTCAAATTAAGCGGGGGGTTGCCTCTTCTTACAGTAAAGGCATCCAGCAAGCTAATAAAATTGAACCCGGTCAGCCGAAGTATGAAGAAGCTCAACAGTTAATTGGAGAGTGGAGCGAAAGTATTCTCAAAATTTCTCAGTTGCGCGGCTCTCAAGGAAAGCTGAAAGAGGCAGTTGAAGCTGCTTCGCTGGTGCCGTCGGGTACTAAGAGTTATCAGCCTGCTCAGAAGGAGATCGCCAATTGGAAAACTAAGCTGCAACGCCAGAAAAAAGGTTGA
- a CDS encoding TIGR02450 family Trp-rich protein: MSKKQKFPYLVGSRWTSHQKTWGWRHFQVVNRKNEGKWVFAEMVAACDPSVRFWLNAAQLKDRSLWQAGWQSTQELEELETAD; the protein is encoded by the coding sequence GTGAGCAAAAAACAAAAATTTCCTTATTTAGTTGGTTCCCGATGGACTTCACACCAAAAAACTTGGGGGTGGCGACACTTTCAAGTGGTCAACCGAAAAAACGAAGGTAAATGGGTATTTGCAGAAATGGTGGCGGCTTGCGATCCAAGTGTCCGTTTTTGGCTCAACGCCGCACAACTCAAAGACAGATCGCTCTGGCAAGCTGGATGGCAGTCTACGCAAGAATTAGAGGAATTAGAAACAGCAGACTAA
- the scpB gene encoding SMC-Scp complex subunit ScpB produces the protein MTRLATTIEAILYLKGQPVSIAEIAEIAKCDRAEAEDAIIELMSDSSHRDSALEVVETPTGYSLQLREEFASLMQTLIPPELGVGALRTLAAIALKGGIAQPDLVNLRGSGAYQQVQELVEMGFVRKRRPAEGRSYWLQVTEKFHRYFQVDQLPKQLQIDFQANLYPSNDE, from the coding sequence ATGACTCGCTTAGCCACAACAATAGAAGCCATACTTTACCTAAAAGGTCAGCCAGTGTCGATCGCCGAAATTGCCGAGATTGCCAAATGCGATCGAGCCGAAGCCGAAGACGCCATCATCGAACTCATGTCTGACTCGTCCCACCGCGACAGTGCATTAGAAGTCGTCGAAACCCCCACGGGATACAGTCTGCAACTCAGAGAAGAGTTTGCCAGTTTAATGCAAACTTTAATACCTCCAGAATTAGGTGTTGGAGCTTTGCGGACGCTGGCTGCGATCGCGCTCAAAGGCGGCATCGCTCAGCCAGATTTAGTTAACTTGCGAGGTTCAGGAGCTTACCAACAAGTGCAGGAACTTGTTGAAATGGGTTTCGTCCGCAAACGGCGGCCTGCTGAGGGGCGGTCATATTGGTTACAAGTTACCGAGAAATTTCATCGGTACTTTCAAGTAGACCAACTGCCAAAACAATTGCAAATTGACTTTCAGGCAAATTTGTACCCAAGCAATGACGAGTAG
- a CDS encoding DUF760 domain-containing protein: protein MVFHPDFDTSNAQQTAVNPLLKYLQHQSPEVLARVAKSVSPDIREIISHNVQGLVGVLPSENFNVEITTDRENLAGLLASAMMTGYFLRQMEQRMHLEENLASTSSIQPNSPKDK from the coding sequence ATGGTTTTTCACCCTGACTTTGACACATCCAATGCCCAACAAACGGCAGTCAATCCACTGCTGAAGTACCTCCAACACCAATCCCCGGAGGTTCTAGCCCGAGTCGCCAAGTCCGTCAGCCCCGACATCAGAGAAATAATCTCTCATAACGTTCAAGGACTTGTCGGCGTTTTGCCTTCAGAAAATTTTAACGTCGAAATTACCACAGACCGCGAAAACTTAGCAGGTTTGCTAGCTTCAGCGATGATGACAGGCTATTTTTTGAGGCAAATGGAGCAGAGGATGCACCTAGAAGAAAATTTAGCAAGCACCAGCTCGATTCAACCCAACTCGCCCAAAGACAAGTAA
- a CDS encoding PDZ domain-containing protein: MSLSFKQTTLYVTLLSIGGGLGWLGNRYLQGSNNLETGLVLPVVRQQLPPYASPPVQENRAVDRSNPNFIAEAAEKVGPAVVRIDASSKVANQVPEAFKNPLFRRFFGENLPQPEERVKRGTGSGFILTSDGRIVTNAHVVSGTDTVKVTLKDGREFEGKVQGVDPLTDVAVVKINAKELPQVALGRSDNIVPGQWAIAIGNPLGLDNTVTVGIISATGRSSSQVGIPDKRVRFIQTDAAINPGNSGGPLLNDQGEVIGINTAIRADAQGLGFAIPIETAKRVSDQLFAKGKAEHPYLGIQMVSLTAATKAELNKQLDNNKITLDLGVAVTRVVENSPAQKADLRAGDVIQKVDGIAVNTPGDVQERVENTVVGKELELEINRLGQVQNIKVRPGAFPLSGSSAGG, encoded by the coding sequence ATGAGTTTATCTTTTAAGCAAACGACCCTTTATGTGACTTTGCTGTCGATCGGGGGAGGCCTGGGATGGTTGGGCAATCGCTATCTGCAAGGCTCCAACAATCTGGAAACCGGATTAGTTTTGCCAGTAGTGCGCCAGCAACTCCCCCCCTATGCGTCTCCTCCAGTTCAGGAAAATCGGGCGGTAGATCGCAGCAATCCCAATTTTATTGCTGAAGCAGCCGAAAAAGTTGGCCCGGCTGTAGTGCGGATTGACGCCTCAAGCAAGGTGGCGAATCAAGTGCCGGAAGCTTTCAAAAATCCTTTGTTTCGTCGGTTTTTTGGGGAAAATTTGCCGCAGCCGGAAGAACGAGTCAAGAGAGGTACGGGTTCCGGGTTTATTCTCACTTCTGACGGCCGCATCGTTACTAATGCTCACGTTGTCTCCGGAACGGATACTGTCAAGGTGACGCTCAAAGACGGCCGCGAGTTTGAGGGTAAGGTGCAGGGAGTCGATCCGCTGACGGATGTCGCTGTGGTTAAGATTAATGCTAAGGAACTGCCGCAGGTGGCTTTGGGTCGATCGGACAATATTGTACCGGGACAGTGGGCGATCGCGATCGGCAATCCTTTAGGTCTCGACAATACCGTGACTGTGGGCATTATCAGCGCTACGGGTCGATCGAGTTCCCAAGTCGGCATCCCCGACAAGCGAGTCCGCTTCATCCAAACCGACGCCGCCATCAACCCCGGCAATTCTGGCGGGCCGCTACTCAATGACCAAGGCGAAGTAATTGGCATCAATACCGCTATCCGCGCGGACGCTCAGGGCTTGGGATTTGCAATTCCGATCGAAACGGCCAAACGAGTTTCCGATCAGTTATTTGCCAAAGGTAAAGCCGAACATCCCTATCTCGGCATTCAAATGGTCAGCTTGACGGCCGCCACCAAGGCAGAACTCAACAAACAGCTCGATAATAATAAAATTACGCTCGATCTAGGCGTAGCCGTGACGCGAGTCGTAGAAAATTCCCCCGCTCAAAAAGCCGATTTGCGCGCCGGAGATGTCATTCAAAAAGTTGACGGAATTGCAGTCAACACTCCCGGGGACGTGCAAGAACGGGTGGAAAACACTGTTGTGGGCAAAGAACTCGAACTGGAAATTAACCGTTTGGGTCAAGTTCAGAATATAAAAGTACGTCCGGGTGCTTTTCCCCTATCGGGTAGCTCCGCCGGTGGGTAA
- a CDS encoding M23 family peptidase, with protein MAFKRLFPLICALIWSIAPVGQTAANTEIPPANLPSGTPLENPDPARDCPSPAMSRLRRHTVAQGETIESIARQYNVIPAALIGINPTLRGGRVSAGSAIVIPPYSGIEVKVPAGWNWQKLAEAYKVRADLLFEANGCRALGQTVFVPAVNRSIGPSVNPDTTPSVQRFPLPAPAVEALRYGRQLHPARREFFFHSGVDFLASEGTQVLAAGEGTVAFAGPQGDYGNLVVVNHQAGKQTRYAHLKDIAVKVGQKVLSGEVLGTVGTTGKRDIPPSHLHFEVRYNSGLGWVAEDPLLYLQATIKK; from the coding sequence ATGGCTTTTAAACGCTTATTTCCGCTGATTTGTGCACTAATTTGGTCGATCGCACCTGTTGGGCAAACGGCGGCAAATACGGAGATTCCACCTGCAAATCTTCCCTCAGGTACACCTCTAGAAAACCCCGACCCCGCCCGCGATTGCCCGAGTCCGGCTATGTCTCGATTGCGCCGCCACACTGTGGCCCAGGGCGAAACAATAGAAAGCATCGCGCGGCAATACAATGTGATTCCTGCAGCGCTGATCGGGATAAATCCGACGTTGCGGGGCGGTCGAGTATCTGCTGGAAGTGCGATCGTCATTCCTCCCTACAGTGGAATCGAGGTAAAAGTGCCTGCGGGCTGGAATTGGCAAAAACTGGCAGAAGCTTACAAAGTGCGCGCAGATTTGCTATTTGAGGCGAATGGGTGCAGGGCTTTGGGACAAACCGTGTTTGTGCCTGCGGTGAATAGATCGATCGGGCCTTCTGTAAATCCCGATACAACGCCATCGGTGCAAAGATTTCCGCTGCCCGCCCCAGCAGTGGAAGCTTTGCGTTACGGGCGGCAATTGCATCCGGCGCGGCGCGAATTTTTTTTCCACAGCGGCGTAGATTTTTTGGCGTCGGAGGGTACGCAGGTTTTGGCGGCTGGGGAGGGGACTGTCGCCTTTGCCGGGCCGCAGGGGGATTACGGGAATTTAGTTGTGGTGAACCATCAAGCAGGGAAGCAAACGCGCTACGCTCATTTGAAAGATATTGCCGTAAAAGTCGGCCAAAAAGTGCTGTCTGGAGAAGTTTTGGGAACTGTCGGGACGACGGGAAAACGGGACATTCCGCCATCTCATTTGCATTTTGAAGTTCGGTACAATTCGGGTTTGGGTTGGGTTGCTGAAGACCCGCTGCTTTATTTGCAAGCGACTATTAAAAAATAG
- a CDS encoding ABC transporter ATP-binding protein — protein MASFQDIFQYYSRYWKISVYSIGASSVLALADLLVPYAIGQILNVLSDQPTDTVTKTLITAIASVTQHSPNKILSLSVLLGMIFLVTVAKAPVQPWVANWFHWAIPLRARRDQMRSAIGKILTLPLEFYDENNAGRIASRIAKGIANHTWTYPEIAGEFIPEVVRLIGIFAVICLIEWRIGLLILVSFLFILSFTLKGLQGVTAREEILDEYIEDTESRNSEIITNIKTVKAFATESDELKRQTTRLDRELKVVIDRIHKGYVTLGAYQQTIVQLCLFSVLGFSLAATVAGKISLGYFVTVYTLASMAYSQLRPISIIAELLARRYSSMIRFHEFMQTPDGVDAVNLAENARSASPYKFTGKVEFSGLTFGYDSQKPVLQDVNLLIHPRQTVALVGRSGSGKSTLVKLLFRYFEPNSGSILIDGEDIRSLDVTRYRQRLAIVHQEVDVFNGTLLENLTYGNRNATFEQVEDACRIAKVDDFVRLLPQGYYTVVGERGMRLSGGQRQRLGIARALLVEPDVLIFDEATSSLDYESERAIQLAMQNILGTRTTIIIAHRLSTIREADTIVVLDGGRIVEVGSHDELLSQQGIYRRLHSLQETGELVN, from the coding sequence ATGGCAAGCTTTCAGGACATTTTCCAATACTACAGTCGCTACTGGAAAATATCAGTTTACAGCATAGGCGCATCGAGCGTTTTGGCGCTAGCCGATTTGCTTGTTCCCTACGCGATCGGTCAAATATTAAACGTATTGTCGGATCAACCTACAGATACAGTAACGAAAACACTCATAACAGCGATCGCCTCTGTTACCCAGCACTCACCCAACAAAATATTATCGCTATCCGTCTTGCTGGGCATGATTTTTCTGGTAACAGTCGCCAAAGCACCGGTACAGCCTTGGGTAGCAAATTGGTTCCACTGGGCGATACCATTGAGGGCAAGGCGCGATCAAATGAGAAGCGCGATCGGCAAAATCCTCACCTTGCCCCTAGAATTTTACGACGAAAACAACGCCGGACGGATTGCCAGTCGCATCGCCAAAGGCATCGCCAACCATACTTGGACTTACCCAGAAATTGCCGGCGAATTCATCCCCGAAGTCGTCCGCTTAATCGGCATTTTTGCCGTTATCTGCTTAATTGAGTGGCGGATTGGCTTATTAATTTTGGTTTCATTCCTATTTATCCTCAGTTTCACCTTAAAAGGCCTGCAAGGAGTGACTGCGCGCGAAGAAATTCTGGACGAATACATCGAAGATACCGAAAGCCGCAACTCGGAAATTATCACCAACATCAAAACAGTCAAAGCTTTTGCCACAGAAAGCGATGAACTCAAAAGGCAAACCACCAGACTCGATCGCGAATTAAAAGTCGTGATCGACCGCATTCACAAAGGATACGTCACCTTGGGGGCATACCAGCAGACGATCGTCCAGTTGTGTTTGTTTTCAGTTCTCGGTTTTAGCCTAGCCGCCACGGTTGCAGGCAAAATTTCCCTCGGATATTTTGTTACCGTCTACACGTTGGCAAGCATGGCATATTCCCAACTGCGTCCGATTAGCATTATCGCCGAATTATTGGCGCGGCGTTATTCTTCAATGATCCGGTTCCACGAGTTTATGCAAACGCCAGACGGTGTTGATGCGGTTAATTTAGCAGAAAATGCTCGATCGGCGTCGCCTTATAAATTTACCGGCAAAGTTGAATTCAGCGGTTTGACCTTCGGGTACGACAGTCAAAAACCCGTTTTGCAGGATGTGAATTTATTGATTCATCCCCGTCAGACTGTAGCATTAGTCGGGCGATCGGGTTCCGGAAAATCGACTTTAGTTAAACTTCTGTTTCGCTACTTTGAACCCAACTCCGGCAGCATTCTGATCGACGGCGAAGACATTCGCAGCTTAGACGTGACTCGCTACCGTCAGCGTTTAGCCATTGTTCACCAAGAAGTAGACGTTTTTAACGGTACTTTGCTGGAAAATTTGACTTACGGAAACAGAAATGCAACTTTCGAGCAAGTTGAGGATGCTTGTCGCATTGCCAAAGTAGACGATTTTGTGCGGCTATTGCCCCAAGGTTACTATACCGTGGTCGGGGAGAGAGGAATGCGGTTGTCCGGCGGTCAGCGACAGCGGTTGGGCATTGCGAGAGCGCTGTTGGTGGAGCCGGATGTGTTAATTTTTGATGAGGCTACTTCTAGTTTGGACTATGAGTCGGAGCGAGCGATCCAGCTAGCCATGCAGAATATCCTCGGTACGCGCACCACCATAATTATTGCCCACAGACTGAGTACAATTCGCGAAGCCGATACGATCGTCGTGCTCGACGGCGGTAGAATCGTCGAAGTTGGCAGTCACGACGAACTCTTGAGTCAACAAGGCATTTACCGTCGCCTGCACTCCCTGCAAGAAACCGGGGAATTAGTGAATTAG